The sequence CACCGCCGACGGCAAGAAGATCACCGCGGGCAGCGATCTGGCGAAGAGCGTCAAGGACAGTGACACCTTCGACTGGGAGGAGGTCAGCTCCGCGGACGCCGCCAAGGGTCTGGAGGAGGGGACGTACTACCTCTCGCTGACCGTTCCGAAGAATTTCAGCCAGCGGATCGCGTCCAGCTCCGGTGACTCCCCGCAGACCGGCGCGCTCCAGGTCCGTACGAACGACGCCAACAACTACATCGTCGGCTCCATATCGAAGACGGTGTTCTCCGAGATCCGGGCCAAGACCTCGGCGAAGTCGTCGCGGGCCTTCCTCGACAAGATCTTTGTGTCGTTCTCCGATCTCCACGACAAGACCGCGGAGGCGGCGGACGGCGCGAAGAAGGTCGACGACGGACTCGGCACGGCCAAGGACAAGACCGGCCAACTGGCCGACGGCCTCGACAAGCTGGACGACGGCTCGGGCAAGCTGCATGACAAGGCCGGTCAGCTCAGCCAGGGCGCCGGAACGGTCGACAAGGGCGCGAAGGACGTCAGCAAGGGCACGACGGACGTCAGCAAGGGCACGGCACAGGCCGGCGCCAAGGCCAAGGAACTGAGCACGGGAGCCGGCAAGGTCGCGGACGGCACCCAGCAACTCGCCGACAAGGTGCAGGGCATCGCCAGGAAGGACCTCCCCTTCCTGCGCGAGCACGGCAAGGACATCGGCGAGAAGGCGCAGATCGTCGCCGACCTCAGCCAGAAGCTCGACGACGACCTCGGCAAGCTCCCCGGGAACTCCGCCAAGGCCGCCCAGCAGGCCCGTACGGCTGCCGACAACGCCGCGAGCATGTACCAGGAGCGCTGCGGCGGACTCGTCTCCACCGACGCCGACTGCGCCAAGCTCAAGGGGATCGCGACCGGCACCGCCGCGGCCGCCGATCTGGCGGAGAAGGTCAACGACACCATCGCCCACGCGGACTTCACCCAGTGGCACGAGAAGCTGAGTGAGCTGCACCAGGGCGCCGTGATGGTCGCCCAGCAGGCGCCGGGCATCGCGGACCGGGCCGACACCGCCATCAGCCAGATCAACGCGCTCAACAGCGGTGCCCACAAGGTCTCTCAGGGCGCTGCCCTGTTCGCCGACAAGCTCGGTGAGCTCGCCGACGGCGCGGGCAAGGTCGCCGACGGTGCGGGCAAGGTCGCCGACGGCACCGGCCAGGTCGCCGACGGCAACCGCCGTCTGACCGACGGCGCAGGAGAGCTGCACGACAAGCTGGGCACCGCCGCAGACGGCGCCGAGAAGATCAGCGGCGGCCTGTTCAAGCTCAAGGACGGCACGAACCAGCTGGCCGACGGGCTGCACAGCGGGGTCGCCAAGATCCCGGACTACGACAAGAAGGACCGCGACGCCCGCACCGAGGTCATGGCCGACCCGGTCGAGCTGGCCGCCAAGTCGATGCACAAGGCGCCCAATTACGGCACCGGCCTGGCGCCGTACTTCATCCCGCTGTCCCTCTGGGTCGGCGCGATGGTCGCGTTCATGCTGCTCCAGCCGCTGAGCAAGCGGGCGCTGGCGGCCGGTGCGCCCGGCTGGCGGATCGCGCTCGGCTCCTGGCTGCCCGCCTTCGCCATCGGCGTGGTCCAGGTGCTGGCCCTGATGGCCGTCCTCCACTGGGGCCTCGGCCTGGAGATGGCCCGCTCGGCCGCCACCGTCGGCTTCCTGCTGCTGGCGACGGCCGCGTTCACCGCCATCATCCAGTTCTTCGGCGCTCAGTTCGGCCCGGCCGGCCGGGTGCTGACCCTGGTGGTGCTGATGCTCCAGCTGACCTCGGCCGGCGGCACCTACCCGGTGCAGACCAGCCCCGGCTTCTTCGCCGCCATCCACCCGTTCCTGCCGATGAGTTATGTGGTCGACGGGCTGCGGCGGCTGATCACCGGCGGCGATCTCGGCATCGTCTGGCAGGGCTCGGCCGTCCTGGTCGCCTTCACCGTGGGGGCGCTGGCGCTCACCGCGCTGACCGCGCGTGGCCGGCAGGTCGTGCGGATGAAGGACCTGCACCCGGAGCTGAGCCTGTAGCAGCCGAGTTGGGCCCGTCGCCGTACGGGACAAGGCAGCCCCGGGCGGGCGGCGCGGAACCTCGCGCCGCCCGCCCGGGCGTGTTCGAGGGCCGTGCCCCGGCCGATTGTCAGTGGTGCCGGTTAGGTTGGTTGTCGGTTGGCCGAGCCCATGGACCTGTCGTCGGCCGGGCCCGTGGAGGGGCACGGCGACGACACGGGAGGGGGACGACGATGACTCGGGAGGGTGGACGACAATGACCGAATCCAGCGCGAAGACCACATCCGGCAGCGCGGGGAGCCCACCGCCCCCGTATCCGTATCCGCCCGTCTCCCCGCCCGTCGGCGCAGCCTCCGTCGCCCCGCGGATCCCGGCCACCGCCGAGGAGGCCCTGGAGATCGGCCGCGCGCACTATCCGGCGGTCGGCTCGCCGGGCGGCCCCTCCGGCCTCTTCGTCCACGAATTCGACGTCGGCTATCTGATCCACGCGAGCTGGCCCGCCCCCGAGGGCCCGGCCGGGATACCCCGCGACCCCGGCGGCAGCCATATCGTCATAGCCAAGCGCGACGGCGGCGTGACGGCCGTACCCAACTTCCCGCCGGAGTCGGCCGTCGAGGTCTACCGCACGTGGCACCGGCCGCGCCCCTAGGCGTCCAAGTGCGGGGGCCGCACGCCTCCGGGCCCGATCCGGCCCGGGACCGGCCCCCGTCCTGGACTCGGCGCCGGCCCCGGCCCCGGCCTCGCTGTGCCGCCTACGCCCCCTGCCGGGCCGCCGCGATCTGCCGCGACATGATCGTGGTCAGCTCGTACGCCGTGTGGGAGGCGGCCACGCAGGTGATCTCCGCATGGTCGTACGCCGGGGCGACCTCGACGACGTCGGCCGAGACCAGGTTGCAGGAGGCCAGCCCGCGCAGGATCTCCAGCAGCTCGCGGGAGGTCAGGCCGCCCGCCTCGGGGGTGCCGGTGCCGGGGGCGTGGGCCGGGTCGAGCACGTCGATGTCGATGGAGATGTAGAGGGGGCGGTCGCCGATGCGCTGACGGAGCTGGTCGGCTACCTCATCGACACCACGGCGCATCACATCGGCCGAGGTGACGATGCCGAAGCCCATCTTCTCGTCGTCGGTGAGGTCCTGCTTGCCGTAGAGCGGTCCGCGGGTGCCGACGTGGGAGAGCGCGGAGGTGTCGAGGATGCCCTCCTCGACGGCGCGGCGGAACGGCGTGCCGTGGGTGTACTCGGCGCCGAAGTAGGTGTCCCAGGTGTCCAGGTGGGCGTCGAAGTGGAGCAGCGCCACCGGGCCGTGCTTCTTGGCGACCGAACGCAGGAGGGGGAGGGCGATGGTGTGGTCACCGCCGAGGGTCATCAGCCGGGCGCCGGTGCCGAGAAGATCGTCGGCGGCGGCCTCGACGGTCTCCACGGCCTCGTTGATGTTGAACGGGTTGGCGGCGATGTCACCGGCGTCCGCGACCTGGGCGAGGGCGAACGGGGAGGCGTCCTGGGCCGGGTTGTACGGGCGCAGCAGACGGGATGCCTCGCGGATGGCGTTGCCGCCGAAGCGGGCGCCGGGGCGGTAGGAGACACCGGTGTCGAAGGGGACGCCGACGACGGCCACATCGGCCGCACCCACCTCGTCGAGGCGGGGCAGACGGGCAAAGGTCGCCGGGCCTGCGTAACGCGGGATGCGGGAGGAGTCGACGGGGCCCACGGGCTGGTGCGATGCGTTTGCTGCGGTGGTCATGGGGGTGAGAGTAGGGAGCGGCACCGGGCCGGCCCATGGACATTTGCACACGATGATCGATAGCCATTCGACGTTTTGTCCAGGGCCGCGCCCGGTCCGGGCCATCCGACAGCACGCGGGGCGATCGGCGCGCCCCGGCGTACCCGGCGTCCGCGGTACGGAACTCCCCCGCCCCGTTCGATCCGTACGGGCACAATGGCGCTATGCCGATAGCCGCTGAACCCTCCGCCCCCTCGCGCACCGAACTCGTCGACCATCTGGTGCGCACCCGGATCGCCGGTGACGTCGCCACCCCCCGGGAGAACAACCTCTCCCACTACCGGAGCCTCGCCAACGGTGACCGGCACTACTGGCTCGGGCTGGAATTCGGCGAGCGGTGGACGGACGAGCAGGATGTACTCGCCGTGATGGCCGAGCGCTGCGGAGTGAGCGACGATCCGCATCACCGGCAGGGTCAGGACACCATCGACCCGGAGCTGACGGTGGACGCGCTGGAGCGGGCCGCGGCGGTGCTGCGCAAGGCGGCGGCGGGCCGGCACCGGGTGCTGTTCGCGACCGGCCACCCGGGCGGGCTGCTGGATGTGCACCGGATGACGGCGCAGGCGCTGCGCGCCAAGGGCTGCGAGATCATGACGGTGCCGGGCGTGCTGGCCGCGGAGGACGGCCTGGTGGTGCAGTTCGCGGATGTGGCCGTACTGGAGCGCGGGGCGACGCTGTGGCACACCCACTCCCCCGCCCCGATGTCGGCGATCCTGGACCAGCTGGAGCGGGACGGCGCCCCGCAGCCGGATCTGGTCATGGCCGACCACGGCTGGGCGGGCTGCGCGGGCCAGCGCGGGATCGACACCATCGGCTTCGCGGACTGCAACGACCCGGCGCTCTTCCTGGGCGAGGCCGAGGGCACGCTCCAGGTGACCATCCCCCTGGACGACCATGTCGTCAGCCCGCGCTACTACGACCCGCTGACCGCGTATCTGCTGAACGCCGCCGGGCTGGCCTGAGCGTCACCGAGCCGACCTGACGCTCCGTCAGGCTGCCTCTA is a genomic window of Streptomyces gilvosporeus containing:
- a CDS encoding YhgE/Pip domain-containing protein — translated: MRSPKLAALELRRFGRGKLPRLGLVALMLIPLLYGALYLCSFWDPYSRLDKIPVALVNEDQGATADGKKITAGSDLAKSVKDSDTFDWEEVSSADAAKGLEEGTYYLSLTVPKNFSQRIASSSGDSPQTGALQVRTNDANNYIVGSISKTVFSEIRAKTSAKSSRAFLDKIFVSFSDLHDKTAEAADGAKKVDDGLGTAKDKTGQLADGLDKLDDGSGKLHDKAGQLSQGAGTVDKGAKDVSKGTTDVSKGTAQAGAKAKELSTGAGKVADGTQQLADKVQGIARKDLPFLREHGKDIGEKAQIVADLSQKLDDDLGKLPGNSAKAAQQARTAADNAASMYQERCGGLVSTDADCAKLKGIATGTAAAADLAEKVNDTIAHADFTQWHEKLSELHQGAVMVAQQAPGIADRADTAISQINALNSGAHKVSQGAALFADKLGELADGAGKVADGAGKVADGTGQVADGNRRLTDGAGELHDKLGTAADGAEKISGGLFKLKDGTNQLADGLHSGVAKIPDYDKKDRDARTEVMADPVELAAKSMHKAPNYGTGLAPYFIPLSLWVGAMVAFMLLQPLSKRALAAGAPGWRIALGSWLPAFAIGVVQVLALMAVLHWGLGLEMARSAATVGFLLLATAAFTAIIQFFGAQFGPAGRVLTLVVLMLQLTSAGGTYPVQTSPGFFAAIHPFLPMSYVVDGLRRLITGGDLGIVWQGSAVLVAFTVGALALTALTARGRQVVRMKDLHPELSL
- the speB gene encoding agmatinase; this translates as MTTAANASHQPVGPVDSSRIPRYAGPATFARLPRLDEVGAADVAVVGVPFDTGVSYRPGARFGGNAIREASRLLRPYNPAQDASPFALAQVADAGDIAANPFNINEAVETVEAAADDLLGTGARLMTLGGDHTIALPLLRSVAKKHGPVALLHFDAHLDTWDTYFGAEYTHGTPFRRAVEEGILDTSALSHVGTRGPLYGKQDLTDDEKMGFGIVTSADVMRRGVDEVADQLRQRIGDRPLYISIDIDVLDPAHAPGTGTPEAGGLTSRELLEILRGLASCNLVSADVVEVAPAYDHAEITCVAASHTAYELTTIMSRQIAAARQGA
- a CDS encoding phosphatase, which codes for MPIAAEPSAPSRTELVDHLVRTRIAGDVATPRENNLSHYRSLANGDRHYWLGLEFGERWTDEQDVLAVMAERCGVSDDPHHRQGQDTIDPELTVDALERAAAVLRKAAAGRHRVLFATGHPGGLLDVHRMTAQALRAKGCEIMTVPGVLAAEDGLVVQFADVAVLERGATLWHTHSPAPMSAILDQLERDGAPQPDLVMADHGWAGCAGQRGIDTIGFADCNDPALFLGEAEGTLQVTIPLDDHVVSPRYYDPLTAYLLNAAGLA